DNA sequence from the Odontesthes bonariensis isolate fOdoBon6 chromosome 18, fOdoBon6.hap1, whole genome shotgun sequence genome:
AACATACCTTTAAGCGGTTACTTGTCATTCACTAGTAATGAGTTCCACCTGTGATTTCCAGGTGTGACATGTCAAAATGCCAGCTTGGAAACAAAGTCTACTGGCAGAGGCATTTATCCCAACAGCTTAAATCGGAAATGTTTGACACAGATGACAGCTTTAGAAATCTTAAGCTGTTTCCATTAAAACACCAACAGGAAATATCAGCAATCTGTGAAAGCATAGCAAACTTCACGTTTACCTGCTCTCTTCATTTGATATGGACATTCATTTCATATCAGCTTGTAAGCTTCACAGTCCGACAATTCGTCACCAACTTTTGAAGTAAAACTGTTACCATGGAGACAGctgaacagttttgaaacaTGAAGATGTTGAGGAGCTAACACAGTGTGTGCTATCTCCAAACAAATGTCAAGGTCTAACAACTAATATCAGCATGTCGCATCCTTTGCATGCGTTTCCTTAACTTCACAGAAGCAGGGCTGATTTTAAAAGTTCTGACCTAAAGACCAAAACTGAAACAACTGAACGTAATCCCTTTGAGgagaaatgaaaacatgctGCCTCACAGAGGCCAGATGAAACTTAACCTGTTATACAAAAGGAACAAAATAATGTGGGATGGTGCTTCTGAGCAAGCTCAATTCTGGTCCTGTAATATTTCTACTGTAATAGAAATGTGACAGTCATTTCACTGGCTGTTGCTCTTTTTGGGCTTGGAAATAAGCGTGTTAAACACTCGCCTGTTAAATTCAAGCACATCCAAATCGTTGGATGGAAGTGAAATATGAAGCTTCATTAACCTTGGAAAGGTGTTTTCAAAGCAAAAAGCGGTCATTGTTCTTAATCAAGACATCTGATGTGATCCTCCAccaggtacacctgagaagaacACGGTGTGCCATGTTTGCTCCAGCAACACCTTCTCCAACTTTTCATCTGCTTCCCACAACTGCACGGCACACAAGAACTGTATTGATGCAGGGCTACAGATGGTGCTGAGCGGCTCCACCTGGCACGACAGTGTATGTGCAAACTGCACGGAGCTCAAAGGTAAGGTCCCATGTTTAAAAAGGATTTTCTAAGcagaagaaaaagcaggaagAGGCACATCAAAGTTAAACACAAAGGTGCATTATGTGGCGGTATGTGTGCGGCATGAATGAAAATTTGTTGACAAAGATGCAAACGATAAATCAATAATTCAAAGAAGGTGTAAAATATCTAATCGGTGATTTGAAGCAGATGTTAATGTTTAACTATCAGTGATTACACTAGGAGTTTTGACTGATAAAGAAAGAGATGGGTAAAAAATAGAATTTAATTACCCTCTGCAATCACACCATGtcattaattatgattacaattaattgaattccaattggcttgaattggactttattatctaagtgccttgagatgacatttgttgtatttggcgctatttaaataaaaatgaattgaattgaattaaaacatCTAAATACCTTTCACTTCAAAAACTTAACTGAGCATGGCATTCCAACCACAACaggttttattttcagtttctgttgTAGTAAAACCAGGAATGGCTTCATGATAAGTAAACAGTACTCTCAGAATGAAACTTGACTGTATTGTTATCATACTGGAGTTTTTGTGTCATCTAATTCTTTGCTGATATTTTATCTTAACTGTAATTTGCAGATGGAGCGGACTACCTCAGAGAAATCATCCCAGCTTTTTTCGTTCACCAAAAAATGAACATCAAACGCCTGCGCCGAATCGTGCACAAGCTCCCTTCTGAGGACGGAAAAAAGAAGGGAAGAACTTCAGAACTCAACTTCTCAGAGCTTCATGCACAGATCAGTGCTTGGGCTGCGTCTGCCACAGCAAAGCATATTCGACAGTTTCCAGACATGCTGATTAAATCAGCAGCAAATGGCTCTGGTGAGAGACTACAGACAAAGCTGAACCATATTGACGCACATCTAATAGAGCAGTGTGGTTTAGGGAGCGTGGCCGAGGGAGTGGAAAGTTCGGCCTAGGTTGAGATAGACAATGTGCTTTATATTGCACTGCATAAATAATGgttttgcatttaaaaaaaaaagtaaacagtttttcttttgtggAGTTTCACTCTTGCTTTAGTTAAGTTTCACTGTCAGCACAGACTACGTCACTTTTTGCAGAGTTAAAGTAGAATAGTAATTAATAGGAAAAGTCCACATACTTCACTGTACacattaggcaaggcaagtttatttgtagagcacaattcgtacacaaggcagttcaaagttctttacagctacataaaatcacaagaatgcaaataaaatcctcccataaaaaataataatttatgaATTTAATTAAGTGAAAAGTGCAGATGGAATACTTCCAGTTGTCATTTGCACAGCTAAATACAACTGTTTTCAGCCCGGATTTAAACATTGAGGcatgtctcacatcttctggaagactgttccagatttcaggagcataaaactgaaacgcagcttcaccttgtttagtcctgactctgggcaccagcaggagtcCGAGCTGGTTCACaaggctctaacatgtcagagctgtaatttggcgctagaccatgaaacttgtacacaagcagagctggaagccagtgcagagacctgagcactggactaatatggttgtatttcctggttctagtcaggactcgagcagcagcgttctggatgtactgcagctgtcttacagcccgtttagagcccagtgagcaggccgttacagcagtctaacctgctggagacaaacgcatggatcagtctttctaagtctggtttagacactattcctttgattctggcaatgttttttagatggtaaaaagctgctgatgttacagatttaatgtggctgttaaagttcaggtctgagtccaatattaccccgagatttctaacttgattattaggttttagaaagagagtctcaaggtgactgataacactttctctttgtttctgtgggccacagacaatgatttcaggtttgtctgagtttagctggagaaaattgttttgcatccacacactgatctgttcgatgcagcgacacaatgtatctacaggcccgtgttctcctgccgtcagtgacacgtagatctgagtgtcatctgcatagttgtggtaggacacattatagctgcgtattagctggcctagaggaagcatgtacagattgaacaataggggttTCAGGATTGACCCATGGGGAaacccacaggtcatagccatttggtctgagacacagttaccaatttcaacaaaatacttCTTGTCCtcgagataggacttgaaccggtttaaagcacgaccagagattcccacccagtcttctaacctctgtaataagatcgcatggtcaactgtgtcaaaggcagcactcaggtccagcagaactaagactgtgacttcagttgcatctgtgttcaggcggatgtcatttgtcaccttgatcagagctgtctcagtgctgtggtggggcctaaagcctgattggaaaatATCAAAAACATTGTTAGAAAGGAGAAagtaagctgttggtatacaactttttctaggactttgcctaagaatggcaggtttgatatgggccggtagttgttcagtactgtggcatcaagattgctcttctttagaagaggcttaatgacagcagtttttaaggcctttggaaatgttccagtctggagtgagatgttgactagatgagcgagttgtggtaacaaactgctcagcacagactttaggaatctagtgggcaactcatcaaggcagcacgttgatgaactcagactgcagatggtctcttcgactgttttgtcagtaacaggtgtgaaatgtgtcagctctaggtgtctagctggctgcagagtagttatttgtgttgtggaaattattggattttaaatgccttgaactttgtcattaaagaatattgcaaactcattacacttggatgtagaaatgagttctaaaggcagtgaaactggagggtttgttaatctgtttactgtagcaaacaggataggagagttgttactgcagtttttgatgatttcagaaaaataactctcccttgttctacgcaaagtctagttgaacacacatagcttttctttgaaaatctcataatgaacctggagctttgacttgcgccatttccgttcggctccctttttctgtgccctgactgactcttctttcctccatggcgccctttgcctacttttaaccattttaaCCTTGACAGAAGCagtggtatccaaaacatttaagagacttgatgtgtaagattTCAACAGATCATAATCATTAGAGCATGGGGTATCCTCagacctaatcatttccataaactttgTTAGACATGACATTTCCAGAACAGCGATGAGTTCTTTAGCTTGCTTGTTATGGGCTACATTCAATCCTCCTGTTGTGACTAAAcggtcaaaagcagtgcacacaattgaaagcaATTCAGTAAACATTCTCcccattttaattgtttttattattttctattattattTCATTACCCGGAAGGACCAGGGCAACCAAACATGATTTTGTAACCAAAACTAATAAATGCTATAAAACAAAATATGAGACAACATGTTTTAGTTGACACTTTATTTATGGGTTGGGTGATTTTTGAACAGCCATAGAGGGAGAAAACACTCAATTCATTgaccaatttattttgaaaagttgATGCCTACTGTAAATCTACCTCTTTCCGAACGTGCAGTTAAAGACAGATGTTGCACTTGTTGGTTCTGCTCATTTCTAAGGTTTCATAGTTTTACATTGGAAATAAACAAGTGAACACAtatcttaatttattttttgtatttatatgaaTGAAGTAACATGAATGAAGGACATCAGTGGGACAAGATGAGGAGCTGCTTTGATTGTCATTCATTATTTTATAcatgaataatgaaaataattgcATGCATGTATTAATGGACTTGAGTGCTTTGAATAATGCTCAAataaaaattataaataaaatatataatcaGTGCTGAGCAGTTTTATTTCATTGCCTGAAAAAATGAGTAATCTTTATCACTTTGTTCAGCTTCTTTGAATCAGTGCCTCCAACACTTTCATTATATACTGAAAACTCACCACGTGTCCCTGTGAAGGTGGTCACTCTACAAGCTTAGGTCCTTTATCAGAGGCTTGGGTGCCTAAGGGTCCATTCCTTGGACTCTAGTGTGGCTGCTGGGACTCCTGTTGGAGTTACTCTCCTAGTATGAGTCACAGCCCAAAATCTCTTATCTTGGTATTTTTCAAGCACCAAGATTTTTTGCTGTATCCATCACTTCCGTTTTCCTCTGCTGTTTACCGACCACTAATATGTCTGACAGGGTGGCTATCGCTGATTTATCAGTCTAAATCTGGAAGTCCCACAGATGATTTCCACCACCTTTGGAAATATCTCCCACTTTGACTTTGGAACTTCCTTACCCATACACTGAACAGATGTACATGATTCCAGCCTCTTGGTTTTGAATGCTATGTGTGAACTGTAGCTGACTGGTCCTCTTTCACTCTGCTATTATTTTATGGAATGTCTCAAATGCCTCTTTGCACTTGGGGTCCTGCATGGTGGGATACACCCAAGCCTCTAGTGCTCAGTGACTGTTCTTGTGACGCCATGATTAGTGATATACTAACACATACACAGTACCAGTAAAACATTTGAAAACCCATCCATATTTTTTCTATACCCATTTACCTTTACCCCAGCTGTCATCAGGTGAGAGGTGAGGACACTGGATATACCACCAATTCATAACATGGcagacacagaaaacaaacaagacaGAGCATGCATGCTTACAGTAACATCTATGGTCAGATTAGAAACAATGATTAACCAAGTATTCAAATTTTTGGACTGTTTGAGGAAGCAAATGAACGTGGAGAAAAGTCCTGATAGCACAAGGAGAACATGCAGGGGCAAACCTGAGCTGAGATTCGAACCGGGAgcatttaatcatattcatTGGACTGAAAAAGGGTaagttacagtttttctcgattggtttggctcatttcttgaaactgagatgacATTCCTATAACTATGGGGTCACTTGGCCAAACAGACTTGCAGTTCTTCACAACACTTGAGATAACCAGCAAAATGTCATATGTCTCCCAAAACGTTCATTCTTGCTTCAAAATGAAGTCCCTGTCCCATATAATTAGTCAGTACCATATAAATGGCATAGATCCTTCTCAATTGCTTtggcacattttcattcattttgtccTCCTGTCAAAATAAACTGGACGGTGCAGAACAACTACATGGATCCTCATCACATGCTCATATCGCTCCAAAAATAGTTTACCCATGTGTCAAAACTAAATTCCTTTCTTTTTGTACACAAATCATCAGTGCttccaaaatgcattgtccctTTGGCATTGTGTAAACACTGCAAGTCAAAATGATTAGATGTTTTGTCTTTATGGAAAAGGTCTAGCTAAAGGAATACAATTTTCACACCACACACACTGCACTCATTCTGCTGAGGAAATTGTAACTATTTTTATTCACAagtacatttttacacattactgtaggtaggaaagaaaaaaactacaaaggAAAAGGTATATAATATAGGCCTATGTATgtatacaaaatacaaaaacctgcaagaaccaaaaccaaaatacaTTACAGTAGTCTatgtttcagtaaaaaaaaaaaaacccagtcaAGCATCACAAATGAAATGCAGTAATATTCTGACTACTCTGTGTCACTTCCCTCTTGCTCCTGGTCACCCTCCTCATCCTCCGGGCCATCCATCCGCTGCAGTCTGTTTGGACATAAATTCTCGTCAACATCGCATCTGATGTCTTCTCTAGCAATGCACCGTGGGAAGAAGCGCCTTGAATGCCTTAGTCATCCTCTACTGATCGCCTGTGATATCCTCACAGGCAGCATCCATCGCATTGAGGAGGGACCTCTGGTTCTGAGCATGATGCTCATACACTCTCCATctccaagcagagaaaaatTCCTCAATAGGGTTAAGGAATGGAGAGTAGGGAGGAAGTGGGACATTATGCATCCTTGAATGCGTCTCGAACCATGCCCTGATGCGTTGGCCACGGTGAAAACTGACGTTGTCccacacaacaacaaactggGGTAGGTGGAGCGCTTCGAGACCCTCTCGTTCTCTGGAACTAAATCTAAATATAAACGGTCAAGGAAACGGAGGAGCTTCTCAGTATTGTATGGGCCCAAGCTTGCCGTGTGTGGCCACACCATTTTCAGAAATGGCCGCACACATGGtaatatccccccccccccgctggcCAGGGACATCCACTGTGGCCCGCTGGCCAATGATATTTCAGCCACGCCTGCAGCCCTTGGCCAGGTTGAACCCTGCCTCATCAACGAATACAAGTATATGGGGGATGTCATTCCCCTCTAGTGCCAGGATTCtctacaaaagagaaaaaaaacaaatcagtcATATAGATGGGTCACCACACGGTCAGTAATACTCTTCACAAAGTATACATAACCCACTGTTCCAAACCTAGAGTGCAGGCATATGCAGAGGTTCTGCAGGTAGTTTTTTCACACAAATAGAAGGGAGACATAATGATGAGAGTGTTCTGTTACAGTTCTTTGGCAAAATACTGTGGTCAGATACTGCATTGTAAAGCTGGATTCCAAAGGTAAGGAGGATACTGGTAACCCTCAGAAATTGGAACCTCTGCATAGTGTAGGCTATACGAACTGATAGAGCATGAATAACTGGCTTACCTGCACATACTGGTACCGCAGCTCTTTCACTCTGTCTGTGTTTCGATCGAATGGTACTCTGTAGATCTGCTTCATGGTGCTGAGGTTTTTCTTCAGTACACGGTCTATTGTGGAAATGCTGATGGAGTTGATGTTTTGGAAGACTGTGTTGTTTTGGAGGATTGTGTCACGGATCTGTGTCAGTGTTATTGCATTATTTGCAATGACCATGTTGCAGATCTCTTCTTCTTGGCGATTGGTGAGCAGTCTTCTTCTCCCACCTACATGACGCTGTCGCCCAATCCTGCACAGACAAAGACAATATGACTATTTGTAGTGTTtgtcttgtgtctttgttacaTATTGTCAATCACTGTAATGGCTGTATTGTGTACTGCTTCATTCTGCTATCATTCTATAGCTTTTGTAGGCTACTTACAAATGTACTGCAATATTGCACAACTGTAAACTGCAACACATGTCCGACACTGATTTATGCCCCGGGCGAAACCCGGTGCCCCCcacctcaccctcaccctcgttttttttttttttatgcccccccccccctgctcacCCTCggtttttttttggatgtttttttttttcacctgtaATGTGGGACACTCCTCCTCGTCAGAACCTGCTTTCACCTGTCAcaaactgtcaccatgccagattcaatatattcaaaatatcatcctcctcccctcctttggcaggcatatcttttctcttcacggccggctgtcccaaccatcgccttattttgttagtgtttgcgtctgtatttgtaccaataacacgctgtcaaatagaccccttctcaatgcattcattcacaatgatggagcagagtcaactaaataaagacagaagtgtcccaaatacaaaaatcaaatggtgaatgacaccccatttgtgcatgttaagctaactgcttgttataatacgataagtgttttattactttgcatgtcttccaaaaaagaaaataatcagacgcagggtagcaaaacattatgggcctgaaaacgaaacttagaaaatcggctcggcgcatgcacaaagtagtaattctcgacaagtaggagaaatcggctgaacaccggcgtctatcgtatttccaaaccaagagtgacccactcccctagtacggcagcctcggtggatgcgttcccatagaaactgcgctcgcgcgtcccgcgaaatagatggtaaagttcctcatttatcatcggccaagtcggctagtgagtttttttaatacacgccaaaaataactttcacccgcatttggcgggtgttaatttagagccctggtaTAAACGAGCAGCAAACGAACCTAGTCTGCACAGAGGTCTTTGACAGCTAACAACACAGCCTGACTAGTTGTTAGCTAACTGCCTAGCactagataaaaataaaagaacacaacTGCAATGTAACTTATCCAAGTAGtaacaaaaacacttcaaaatattataattatgtatTACCATACGAGCAAGAAACTGAAAGCTggacaaatgaaaaacttaaCGGCAAACAGGATCATCACAAAACCTTACCTCACCTCCAGCGGAGAATCAGCTGGCTACGCACACGGACGCGTGAGGGGGTGGGCGGAGATAGACTGATGTCAACTGTCATCATAGACTGTCCGAGCGGTGTAAATCCAGGCTCGAATCAAGCGCaccgctgatttttttttttttttttttctccaccagaTGCTCATTGATCATTTAAGCCGTGTCAGAAAAGAGGCAGACTGCTAACCGCAAAACTTAGTCAGAGAGGGCATCAAGGCCACTGTGGCCTTATGGCAGATATAATTTTCAAGGGCACAAGGCCAAAGTGGGAGGGCACGAGGGCCATGGCCCTCGTGGCCCTCGTGAAATTCCTTCCTTCCTTGTTTAGAATATAATGTAATACTAATGTTTAAATAAACCAATTCTAAACAAAATAGTGTGTGTAACTTAAAACATATACCTAAATAAATTATAACACTTTTGTGTTATAAAGCTTCAAGTATGATAGAACTTaatagcctgataaaccagcctaaatggattggatgtctaatttagtctggcaccgatcaatggatacaacggaacattgttgatgagcacaacccgttgtctttcaaaccgcgtctgtgcctataggccaacgctctgaccaatcagcgcaactgactgtgacgtagtaagcgcgacagaaagctttggtgggaggggactcttccaaaactgatgccaagcacagattctataataggacagatacgccactcacggtgcatttccggtttccaacgaggcgattttggttgcagttccaccctctttccacgtggggctcccaattttggagaccagaatgaatggagtcctatggagctatacgccctttcgtgcccttatctcaagatataatttttttctctagtaattcgaatgttgttttcgaaaaagggtgtttagaaaatacccatggctgagttttagatttttcgagccactcatttgcttaaaaaaaggatttgaagtgtatat
Encoded proteins:
- the tnfrsf11b gene encoding tumor necrosis factor receptor superfamily member 6B, which produces MMFVLLVPAVLLLAARTTLVNSVASPLTYEDKDPLTGEPVQCDRCPPGAYLRASCSSTRETQCAQCPEGSFTELWNYIDKCLRCGVCGHNQVVKKACTADSDCQCECKQGYYYREEFGMCVRHSECPSAQGVFTKGTPEKNTVCHVCSSNTFSNFSSASHNCTAHKNCIDAGLQMVLSGSTWHDSVCANCTELKDGADYLREIIPAFFVHQKMNIKRLRRIVHKLPSEDGKKKGRTSELNFSELHAQISAWAASATAKHIRQFPDMLIKSAANGSGERLQTKLNHIDAHLIEQCGLGSVAEGVESSA